The genomic region tttctgtgtgtgcccATGTGCTCAGATCTAGAGAAAGGCCTCCTGAAGGCTCTGACGAAGCTAGACGACTACCTCGGCTCCCCACTTCCTGATGAGATCGATGAGAATAGCGCCGATGAGCTCACTTCCTCGTCACGCCCTTTCCTGGATGGCCAGGCGCTCACTCTGGCTGATTGCAACCTGCTGCCTAAGCTCCACATCGTGAAGGTGATCTTGTGATTTTTAAAGCAGTGCAGCATGAAGATGATGGGTTATAAGAATGAGTcaatgctttgctttgtttttttgtaattatgcctattttttccctctctctctatctctgcaGGTGGTGTGCTTGAAATACAGAAACTTCACCATCCCTCAGAGTCTGACAAACCTCTGGAGGTACCTGAACGCCGCCTATGCAAGGGAGGAGTTCTCTTCCACCTGCCCGGTTGACGAGGAGATCTACTTCGCCTACTCCTCTGTAGCTAAAGCTCTCAAGTAGGGATAGAACAGGGGGTTACATGTTCTGAATATACCAGCAGAGCAACATAGGAAAgcacaaaatacacacacacacacacacacactcatgaatATTCACTCTGCAAGCAGCATGGTCGATGCTTTTCTTTGTAAACTGGAGCGCTGCAGGAATCTTTTGTTACGCCTGCAGGTTCATTTCTTGCACCCTTATACGCCGGTATCACCTTTCGCAGTGTTGGCGCTAGTTTACATTGTTTTTCCTCACCTGAAACTGGGTCGGTTTACATCAGCAAGGGAAACGAGGAAGCTCGGGAAAGCGCAAGTGAAAGCAATCACATGCATAAAACTTTTAACCCCGTTAAACTTCCTCCTCCGATGGGTTCTTTCACGTGTCACGTTCTCCGGTTGCCGACCATGTTGCTCGCAGGAGCGCACATCCACATCGTCATCGCACTCTTCTAACTACAGCCCTGCTTATGTACAGTTTCACCATGAGCAGATACACACTGACGCTTCTTGTTCCTTTCTTCTTCAAGACAGTTGCTACagtatgttttgggttttttgttatttttcctgGTAGTAATTTCAACAGACACAAAGCTGCCTGACAGATCAAACTTTTCATATGTAACGTTGCAGGCTTCACCCAGGCAGATTCAGCTCTCGTTTCTCTGGTTAAGGAAGTgaaatttgcatatcagctccAGATCACCTGCCAAAGAGTCTTTTGTACTGAGCCTTTCACATGGACTTTATTTCATTACTGAGGGAACAAGGCCTTTTTACAGTACAAAATCTTTTTTATCCTTTATTAAAAGCCAAGTTTTGTCTAAGTGTTAGATTGCTTATTCTTTGTAGTGCACCTCAGAGAGGAAAGGGGTGCATACCGGGTCTCGCTGAAGAGCTGAAAACAGTTACAGAGACAGGAAACTGTTTCAATAGAGGCGGGCTTCCCCTTTCTGTGCTCCCACACAGCAGGCGTGAAGGATTATTTAAGATTACCAAGCGTCTATGTGATCCGATGTGAGGGCCCATTGCCAGTAATTTATTCAGTGCTGCCCAGTGGGTATTGAAGGAGGCTGTGGATGAAGCGTATTTGTGTTTCTCACTGTCAGTTACTCCCATGAAAACGCTTTGTACAAATTAAATCAGCTGcacaaaatataacatttagTCTTTTTGCTAACAGGATGAATTACTTCTACTGCTTATCTGGTGTAAGCACTGTGTAAGCATTGCCATTGTGCAAAAAAATTGAATGCTACCAAAAGAAGCCAAAACTACGGACTATATAAAAGGCCACCATGacatcatttcctttttttgaaaCAATCTTTTGAAACCGGATGTGACAAACGAGAGCCGATTTGAAACTTTGCATTCATTGGCTTATGACTTGTCAATAATTTGTCATTGCCGTTAGCCAATGTGCATCCTAGATACACCTTGGACTGaccaaaatgtataaaatggacctgatgttttgttttattcatttatggtACTTTCACCTCCTTCAAACCTGACACATATAGGGACTACATTAGCTTATAGTCCCTTGAGGCTGGGTTTTATTGCCTCCCTGTCTCAAACGGTGGGTCTTTCACATGTAAGGCGATTATGTTAACTGCTACGCTGTTGAACCACTCTGTTTTATTCAGTATGATCCAAAATGAGTAACTCAGCCTATTTAAGCTCTTCCAGAAACTGTTTACACAGGTCAACTCCAAAGGCTGTTACCCCATAGACTTCTATAGGACTCGCAGTCTTTTCAACCAGAGAAGTCCAACCCCGATGGCCATGAAAAAGGGTGGCCATTTAAGGCATTTCCCTATTGGGTTCACTCTTCAGACCATGAAGCTACATCCATTTTTTTAATAGTCTGCAGTTACCGTGAGCCTGTTAAAGTGCTATAAAACATGCTAAAcatagacatttttttaaaaaaggggaaGGATAAGCATCAACATAGCTACAGTTATAAAACAACCAGCTTGATATAAATAGAGTCTGAGCATTTATAATATGTGGATTTACTTTTCGAGATTAGTGCACCACATCAACTGCTAGTATCTCCTGTCCATATGTCGTCTACATTTTGATAGAAACCAAGAATTTTGGCCTTGTAACCGGTTGTAGGTTAAATGCATTGTTAGTGTTTTCATAGGACTTGCTGACAGTAAAAATATACCTGAACCAGCCTGATCCTTTAAAAGCCTTGTGTCCTCAGAGATGCCCTGTGGATTAATCCACTCCTGGGAGGAAGTCCTCTGGTCTGAAATTCCTGTTTAAGTGACTTGAAATGAACTCACTGCGAGGAACTGGAACTACTGGACAGCACGCCTTAGCTGACTGTAGGAGCAGCTTGTGAAGGAAATATGAACTAACATTTATAGAGAGCTCTCAGGGATGGGCCCTGTCTACATGTGCAGTAGTAAAAATTAGTTTTTGAGTTgcgttttttccttttttccacaCAAAAAACTTAAATGGAAGCTTTTTAAAACCTCCGTCCACAGTGAAGACTTTCAAAAGGGAAACAGGAGgaaaaggtgtgcgcctttatttccttttttgacaACAGGCTGGCTTCTAATTGGCCAGCATTCCTGTACAGTTAGGGTCACTTGTTGCGATTATGTCAagcacccttttttttttttttttttttttgcatttttgtgttacgatttttttctgaacaaaaacaaaaaattccagttttaaaagaacatccgtgtacgtgtggaccgGGCTACAGTTTGTGCTGTAAACATCTTCGTTGTGTGTCTCAGATCAGGGTGAAACTCATTGACAAAATAAACCTAAGTGCAATTTAAGCAGATTTAAGAAGACAATCTTGAATTAAACTTTATTAGAAAAACAGCGGGAGCAAAgtcaattatttttctacagaGGTTGTAATCCCTCCGCAATGACATGCTTGGTATTGATCAAGTAGATGATGCATTGTACTTGACTGAATTGTTGgatttttatctattttttaaagTGGAATGATGTTTAAAGGGACCGAGTCTGAATAATGTTAGTGCTTATCTATTGTAGTATTTCTTCTCTCCATGTGTGGAAGACTGTAGGACTTGATGTAATTTCAGGGACCACTTAATATGTTAAATTAGACAAATCATTAATATGCATAGTTTGTTTCTCAATTaactgttttaactttttttaaaatatatatatatatgtcatcCAAACTGtgctttttgctttgtttcctaaCCATCTTTTACTATTTTAgccttttattgtctttttttccactcgttTTGCCATCATGTAGTCAAAAACATCTAAACTTCAAAGTCCACTGGatcaaaagtaaaagtgtgGACACACAATCAGCAGGCTTAAATCATCGATCAAGGCAAACTACTAGCACAgctgaaatgtattttgtacTTTAAACATCTTAGGAAGTAGGGTTTATTAATGTCCCAATAAAATATCTTCATATTAAATCAGTCGGTGACAgatgtgtttcattttaaaaaaacatttttttttttttatcgagGATAAGACTGCATCGTCTCGTCTGCTGCTCAGGCTAGCAGGAGCCCGAGCGCAGGcagcaggtagagcaccgctccCACCCAGCTGGGGGCAGTAACGGACACGGCACTGTTGCACAGGTCGATATCGCAGCAAACGTTGGTGTAGTTGAAGGAGACCCCTGACGTGTATTTCTCTCCACTCACGTCGCACTGGGAGGCAACTGCGCAGCTTTTTTCGTACAACGTCAGCTGTAGTGGGCCTGTGAGAGCAGAGGAGTAGAAggatattattattgttattattattcgCATGGAATTTAAAAAGCATTCAATCCATTTTCTACACATTTAATGGTTCTTGACACAGTTCCTTTTTAGGAATAGTTCACTCGGCAAGTGTCGAATgcgagaaaaaaatatttgatccACTGATTAAGTATTATGTTTCCAAAAGTCTatcatttttggaaatttgCATCTATTTGGACTCACGATGATCTGATTTTGTGAAAATCTGAATGTCAAAGGTCACAACAACCTAACAAAGCATGCTTTTAGCCAGAACTCATGAATTCATAAATCTGTTTTGTCAAACTTTCCGACCAAAATTTAACAGAATGACGTTTTATATCCTCATTTTTCAGCAAATCCAATATATTTTTCAGGTAATTGTTATATAACATAAATGGAATCATAACTAATTGAGATCATATGATGTGTTTATGCTTAAATAGATACTGAAGTGTAttgtgttttatacatttttttgatAGTTTTAAATTTAACATTATGAATGCTTCAAAAACTGTGAAAGCAAAGAAAACTTTGAATGCCTGATTAATTTTACTTCTTGATTTTTTGCACCTGGATGTTAGCAATATAGACTCACCAGACACTTCATTAGGTATACCTGTCCAGCTGCTCGTTAATACAAATCTCCAATTAGCCAATTGCATGGCAGTAAGTGACatagttgttggtgccagacagtcTTATCTTAGTGTTTCACAACTGGTTATTTGCTGGggttttcccacacaaccatctgcaaggtttacagagaatggcctGAAAAGATCAATtgttcagtgagcagcagttctctagGTGAAAATGCCTCATTGAGACCAGAGGCTAGACTGAAGGAATCCATTTTTCCTTGTATCTATTGGTTCAGGTTGCTGCTGGCGGTGGTGCAGTAATGTAGGAGATATTTTACCAGCTCATTATTGTCTAAACACCATATTGATCCTGAGTATTGTTGTtaaccatgtccatccctttatgaccacagtgtaccaatGTTTTGATGGCTGCtcccagcaggataatgcaccatgacatcaaatcatctcaaactggtttttgAACATGACACTGAGCTCACATTACTCATATGGAACGAGCGATTTTCATCATGGACATTTAGCCGACAAATCTACCGCAACTGTGTGACGCTATCATgacaatatggaccaaaatatcGGAGGAATTTTTCCAAAAGCTTGCTCAATCTATGACACAGAGATTTAAGGAAGTTTGAAAAGCGAAAGGAGATCAAAGCAAGGTAAACTAGCAAGATGTGCATAGTggagtggccagtgagtgtagaTTAGGAAATCCAAAActcagaaaacaacaaaatataaacagaaaggACAGCAGAGTCCAAAAACTGCAGTAGAACGAAGTACAGTAAAGCAAGAGACAGCAGattattcatttagactcttcaTCGGGCAAGCAAATTTAACTAGTTCCTCACTGGgattgttttaaaattactcatACTGAAAACTGAGAGTAATTGTGGGAACATTTTGCCCCACCCAGATAACCCGGAGTGTTATTTTTAGACATAATTTGACATCACGGGTGTTATTGAGCTGACAACCGACCTGATGAGAAAATGGTACAGAAGTTTGAAGGTTGAGTCATTCTTTCACctggttttgttttcacatttaagTCACTGACGAAAGACAAGGCCCTGAGAAGCAGTTCAAAGAGCAGCccacaaaaacatgaaacagtCCTTATTGTATAGTTTATGTATGATCGGTGACCACAAGCTGAAAGGTTTGATTTATAAAAAGAACTTGGTCCTAATAGTGTCTTTATTGTCTGTTCACTGTAATGTgcatttctaaaaatgtttctCACAAATCTTTTATAAAATAAGGCTTTATTTTCCAGTTTGTGGCCATCATGCTTGAGACTCACTGAAATTAATCTAATCTGATAAATGCAGACAAATCTGGCTCTTACCTCGTCTTCCTGACGCTACGCTGGAGAGGCAGCGCTGGCCAGCTGGACACTCCACAGGAAACTTTAAGCAGTCCAGAGGAGAGATGGATGGAAACATACAGGTGTAACAGCGCAAACAGGCTGAGGGGCAAAAACAGTGGTTGTTAGGCACTGTAAGCTGTACAACTCTGTCAGGGATTGCAACAACAAGAGCTTAAAACTCCAATATTGTATCAGCTGACAGTCACAACATAAAGGATTTGGCTCTGAAAGATGATATTTGCGAACTAACAGTAACTGCAATTATGTTTGTTTCCAAAAGAAGCCAAATTGTTTCGTAGAAGATGAATGCATGTTTTGATGTTGAAAAAATAGACTTGTTGGTGCCCCCTGGTGGAATATCTTTGTAATTGAGACACTTTTTAACTTCTCTTCTAACATTTGCTTCTCTGCACTGCAGCAACATCTGATAATTACTTTTCTATCACCGACTCGGCAGACAACTGTCATAACAGAAACTCTAAGTACTTTTCATTTACTAGCTATACATTTTATGATGCCAACATGTTTCTATTTATAAGACAACagtaaaaacactgtaaaatgggTTAAAGGTTACACTCTCTTTACTTTTCGTATTTCCAAGTGTACGATTAGGTAAATATGCAAACAGCGCACTGTAAAATTACATTAGCAAGCAGCTTTAAGAGAGAGTAAGCAGAAGTCTTGTGTCCTTCCTTCTGCATGTTCTACTCGGGCACCACCCTTCGCCAAAGTTATTAAGTATACGATTAAAGATGTCCACTTGTAGTTGATTAAGTTATTGTTAAGataatgtgtaattttgagtttattttatatttatgagtaAAACTAGtaaactttaaattaaaatagtcaaactcatttgaaaaaaaaaggcctGACATTGGCGAATAAacatgaaatgtttgtttataattcacttttagtttaaaaatatCAGAGTACTTGTAGATTTTACATTTAACTCAAGTCAGCACTTTTTAAACTCTTCACATGTTGTGTATGATAAAGTTTAAATATGTAACTAAAGTTGTAACTAAAGTAAATATGTTATGGGGTGACTGTAGCTCAAGAGGTACAGTGAGCTATCTACTAATTGGAACATTGGTGGTTTGATTGCCACCTGCTTCAGTCTCAGTGCCAAAATGTCCTTGAGCAAAATACTGAACCAAGTTGCTCTTTGTTGGAGTGTGTATAAAACACTATGTAATCAAGCagaacagaaaaatgttatataatAACTGTTCGATTTAGCGTGTTAAATTTGTACTTTCCACCagtgaaaaacaagaaaaggtgCTTGAACTTTCAAAGTCTTAGACAAAATGTGTACTGGACTAAATGACTTATTTCATGTTTACCAGTCAcataagaaaaattaaaaacactacCGACAACAAATCCAACATACTGAACTTACTTGAACTGATTTCTTCAACAATCAAACACTATTTGAATCAAACTACAGCAGTGGAATATTAGCATACACTACAAATCTCCTCTGTTTAGTATTTCCTGGCCAAAAGAGCTTCCTAATTAAAGGGTTAAAACCCTCTTTATGTGAAAAGTATACCTGAACTCATCAAATCAAGCATGTTAGCGTCCATCGTTAATCATTTTTCCTGTAACATGAGATCTTGTactaaaatgcattaaaaatatgTCAGCTGTAAGAGAGTCAAATCTCAAATGTGCATGCAGAAAAATGTTAAACATCACAGAGTTTTGTTTCCACCAACCAAGCTCTGCAGACTTTGTCCCTCTCACTGACTTGAGTAATGGATCTCcagtatttaaaagtatttgatttttttcccttacaTTACAAAAGCACATGAAGACAATTGAATGTTTTTACATACCTGCCAAAGGAAGACAACACATGAGAATAATTAAAAGTTGTGAACGAGGCATGATGCTTCCTTAAAAGTTCCCCTGGTTGATGTTTCGAGCTGGATTTTTCTAAACACTTCTCGTCCCAGGGCGTTACGACTCCCTAACTACTTGATGTGGTGCGTCCCCCAGCTCATTtgcaaattacatttattttcatctctgtttctttctatGTCTCCAATGATCTGATAAAAGGTGCCTCTTTATATTGCAAGCACCCGCGTGTCACCTGAGTTTTTCCCTCAGTCTTTGCTGATTTGTGCTGTCATGATCCTGAGGCGGATTCTTCCCTGAAACTTCTAATTCAATCTGGAGAGTTAATTGTGGACAGCATGGTTACAGGCAGTGGGAAAATGAAGAGTTATATCGTGTATTTGGTGAGTGTTTATATACTAATGATGCTCAGAAAGCTTTTGACAAGAACAACATCTTCACTCATTCAGTGACTGCTGGTTGCAGGCATTTGTCTCTCTTGTGGTCCTGCcgcagcatttcagtcaggttaaGGTCTGGACGCTGACTGGGCTATTTCATCACCTtgattctttttgttgttgttgttgttgttgttttgttttttagcctttctgttgtctaaggagcttggaaagcaaagcgtctggacttctttaattttcttgaagacatttcacctctcatcgagaagtttcttcagttctaagagcaaatgGTGAAGAGTCCGAGacttttaagccctatgggagtgtcctcCAAGAGGGTAATGAACCGCCTatatcacacgagccaaggtgtcaAAACGgatgtgggtcacaatcagccaaggtttcaggtgaacccattgtgaaacGTAGCCTTTCTGTTGTACTTGGGATCATTGCTCTCTTGCACAACCCAATTTCAGCCAAACTTTAGCTGTCAGAGCAATGGCCTCATATTTTACTACTTTAATACTTTGGTATATAGAAGAGTTGGGTTGCAAATCAAGCTCAACTCATCATccttccaccaccatgcttcacgACTAGTATGAGGCCTTTGTATAGATGCACCGTGAGGTTTTCTCCAGATGTGACCCTGTGCATTATGGTCAAACATCTCCACTCTGGATTCGAAGATGTTGATCCAGAAATCTTTTGATTTGTTCAGAtgtaactttgcaaacctaaacagtgctgtcatgttctttttagagagaggATGCTTTCCTCTCTCTAcccttctgtcctcacacacgaCTCTGTAGGAATTTGTGGTTTtttctgaccttggggtgaattttctGCGTTCACTCCTGGGAAAATTGTGACACACCTGACCAACAGACCAGTAAACTGCCAAAACAGCTTTTTGTAGAGATGCTTACagttgctgatgatcagttaccAAGTCCATTTGATGATTAGCAAACTGCCTGCTACTCTTAATTGCACAAGGAAGCTGTCCAAGAGTTCTTACCTTAGAAAAGTTTTTCACAGTTAATGCAGGTCTCACAATAAAACCCTGCAGGACTGATTTAGTTAGCTCAAAATAAGTTTTACGGACCATTATGTGGATATAATTACTTATAAACTGGTTGTTCTCTTGCTGTACTTGTGTGTATAAataggtttttttaaaagcctaaTTTTCCTTTCAAATTGTAATCTATTTTTATGTGCAGTGTCATAAATTGCACGGTTTGCTAACATgcaactgctaaaaaaaaacaacattttttaaaaactgcagtaaaaaggggggaaatagtttcttaagaaatataatgtgaaaactttttagtgtttagtttttagtgattttgttttgttaaacacTCTTTGTCATCTATCTCCATAATTCTTGTGCCAGTTTTGTTTAGTTAGAAATTCTGGCCTCTATCTGAGCcatttataaaagaaaagacaTTATGTGTAATTGCATGAGACAGCAGCTGCTGTAGATGAGCACCGATAAAGTCAgcacggtgcagaaagagtcAGCAGACAAACAGAGGGAGAAAGCCTGCAACTCAGAGACAGTGGGTCAGTGAGCTGCACAGCGAGCCTGTTTAAACGAATTATCCTTCAGGGCGTAATGGGAGACGTGAGGGCAGCAAGCAGGACGGTCTGCTGACAGCAAGTCTTGTGATGGAGTGAAACGAGTGGGCTCAGACTGACTCAGACTTTACAAATTGACTAATTACAAGCTTAAAAAAATCTTCCTGGAAATATTGAGGTTTTTGTTCATTTCTCTTGTATTTTTCCAGTTACTTTTGATGCAATACTGTATGCAGAAATAATCCATGTGCATTGCTGAGGCATAAATGACATTGAGAGTTTATGACCTGTGATGCATTTTGGAGATACGAATGTTTGCTGCTAAAGCAATAGATTTTTGCATGGAGTTTGGTGTGACTTTGTTTCTGTCCATTTGTGTCTTCATTAAAGGATTTGCATGTAACCTACAAAAGAATCCCCAGAACTAGTGCCAAATAAAAGTATTATGGGATTAAAGGTCCTTTTCTTTTGCTCAAATAAGCAAGCATTCATGTTGTAAAACTTAAAAATACAAGCCTAAAGTGACTCACAACTGAGTCCATTCATGTTTGTGCAGACAGTGTTAATCCTGCATTCGATGgggatgttttttgtgtgtcctGGCTGAAGGATCTCAGTGGACAGATGGTGTTCTTTAATCCTGTCTGTCTTTGCCCTCTACCTCCCATCCTCCACCCTTTTTACATCTATTCATTCTGCTGTTTACATCCAGCTTCTCATTTTCAGCCTCTTCTTCACGCTGGAGACGAGCTCCTGCAGCTTCCCTCGTCTTCCTCGCTGCAGCAGAAAATTTGGCTCCTGTTCCTCCTCCTGCAGTAACTCAATCTAGTCACTAGAAGGAAATATTGTGCAGCCTTGTTAGACAGAAAAGTCACATGTTTACAGAAGGCCTGCATGTTTACATCACCTCTGAACATCACCAGTTTCTTTAGAAATACTGGATTATTAATCATAAACACAAATCATGGGTAGTTTTTTGGAGGTGGGGTGTCTGATGGGACAACCTGTTAATCCAGCAATCACATCACTGACCCACTTTGAGGAAAGccagattattttattttatttatttatttatttttatttatttataaataaataaataaataaaatgtcaggAGGATAAAAACAAAGATGGCTCAGTAATTCAGCATATAAATCTTTGATTCGCTTTCAGACAGTCCacatttatatttgtatataaagcACAAGCCTGACCCTTCATAAAC from Pelmatolapia mariae isolate MD_Pm_ZW linkage group LG22, Pm_UMD_F_2, whole genome shotgun sequence harbors:
- the LOC135932877 gene encoding prostate stem cell antigen-like, whose product is MPRSQLLIILMCCLPLAACLRCYTCMFPSISPLDCLKFPVECPAGQRCLSSVASGRRGPLQLTLYEKSCAVASQCDVSGEKYTSGVSFNYTNVCCDIDLCNSAVSVTAPSWVGAVLYLLPALGLLLA